The segment TACCGGCTAAACCGGCCCAAGCCGTAACAGTCACCGGTGAAAGCTCACGCATGACGCTGCGGCCTAATATTGAATATACAGCCCAGCAAATTTGACTGCCTAAAAAGAGGATATCGCCGTAGTTAAAGGAAAGATGCAAAATAGCGTCGATCGACCCATGAGCGACTAAAAAGGTGACACCGAAAAAGGAAATCATAATGCCTGTCCACTGGATCCTGCTGATTTTCTCCCGCAGAAAAATAGCGCTGATGACCGCCGTTAATGCCGGCGTAGTCGCCGAAACCAGCGAACAATGCATGGCGGTTGAAAATTTCAAACCGCTAAATTGAAGAACGTTATTCAAAGTGATACCGGTGATGCCCATTAAAGCCAGAACACGAAAATGCCGGGCCGGAGGAACCGCCGCTTTGCCGTTCGAGAAAAATAAAATGGCTAACAGGATCACACTAATACCCAGATAGCGGCAGAAAGTGATCCAGAGTGGAGATAATTCCGTAAGAAGTGTTTTGACTATAACCGGCTGTACGCCCCATAAGAAAGTGGCCATCACCAAAAAAACATAGACCGGAACGAATTGATTCATGATTGGCGACCCCCATCCCACTATCATATGGAACCAAAAAAGTACGGTCTCACCAGCTTGGCAAGACCGCTTAAGCATCATCTATAAAATGTTCTGGAGCGGGTGATGGGAATCGAACCCACGCGACTAGCTTGGAAGGCTAGGACTCTACCATTGAGCTACACCCGCAATATGTCTTGATCAAATAAATATGGTCGGAGCGGCAGGATTTGAACCTGCGACCCCCTGGTCCCAAGCCAGGTGCTCTACCAAACTGAGCCACGCCCCGTTCAACACGAAAAGTATTATACTATACTGCCGGAATTAAGTCAAGAATCTTTTTTACTCCTGAGGAAGCTCACGGTTTCGCCGGTTCAACCAGCCATAGGGCCAGGATCTTTCCGGCCGTCTGTAGGGCACGCGTCCTTGCCCGGGCATCCGGTCCGCATCAGGATGCTTACTCCATAAGGAGATCAGTACCCAGGCAATGCCTAACCCCAAAAAGATACCGGCTATCACCTGCATATCCGTATGCCAGCTTGACTCTACCCGTGACCAGGATATAGCCATACTGCAAGAATACCAAAACCACCAAAACCTCGGAAAAAGCAGGGTCAACACAAAACCCATTGCAAAAGCGTGGGTGGTATGACCGCTGGGAAAGCCGCCGATGGTACCGTCAGGGCGCAGGGCCCAGGCAGCAACAGGAAAGAGTT is part of the Acetonema longum DSM 6540 genome and harbors:
- a CDS encoding phosphatase PAP2 family protein; translation: MKGLFIPKRLQNLRLALMAGIGAGFLTAILVLTLGKGTNPYVWNVANFLGGLGNDLFLVSTNLLIIGWALRRNLKSLIKLILGLDLTVWIVVQAIKLFPVAAWALRPDGTIGGFPSGHTTHAFAMGFVLTLLFPRFWWFWYSCSMAISWSRVESSWHTDMQVIAGIFLGLGIAWVLISLWSKHPDADRMPGQGRVPYRRPERSWPYGWLNRRNRELPQE
- a CDS encoding DMT family transporter, with protein sequence MNQFVPVYVFLVMATFLWGVQPVIVKTLLTELSPLWITFCRYLGISVILLAILFFSNGKAAVPPARHFRVLALMGITGITLNNVLQFSGLKFSTAMHCSLVSATTPALTAVISAIFLREKISRIQWTGIMISFFGVTFLVAHGSIDAILHLSFNYGDILFLGSQICWAVYSILGRSVMRELSPVTVTAWAGLAGTVATGPLLFWDGGHGVSRMTSTGVLSLLYMVIGGGILAMTWWNSGVKTLGPTKAAIFINIMPLVGMTFAVSFLGEHLGWREILGGLSIISGVCLMTQSDHLSDWFKNLKRVESSVRH